Genomic segment of Desulfobacterales bacterium:
GAATTCTGACATAGTTAAGTCTGCTTTGGTATAAATGATATTCTTTTTCTTTTTCTGAAAAAACTCTTAAAGTTTCCATAGCCTGCCTCATTTCATTGGTGTTCATATAATTAGGAAGAGCCTCGTCATCAAGGTCTTCACCGTTTTTAAAAAAAAATAACCAACGCTCAAGTTCATTTTTAATTTCAATTGTATCAAATTTTGTAAGCTCCAATACGTGTATCGAACAATCTTCATTTAAGGATATTTTATGTTCAGAATCAAAAAATTGAAAATGATAATGAAAGCCCTTTATTTTAGGATATAAAGTTGAGGTTAGTATCCAAATAGCAATAACGGGTTTTAATTCGGCAAAATCGTCTCCTTGCTTCAATTGTGAAGTGTATATATCGCTCCAGCAAAAAATTATCCTTGATTTTAACCCGGGATGTATAGAAATCTGAATATCAACTTGAAATGTGTTTCCTTCACTATCTTTAGCCTTGACATCTACTACTGACAATTTATCTGAAACAAAATCCTTATCATTATACGGATTAAGAATATCAACATGCGTTATCTTTTTATTCGCTGGAGGTTTTATAACTGCATTTAAGAAATGAATCAAAAGATTTTTATTTTCTTCAGAGCCGAACAATTTTTTAAATACGCAATCCACTGTTGGGTCTATATGATATTTCATATTATTATCACCTTAGATATTGTCTGAACACGATTACGGGATTAAGAGATTTACAGGATTGATTTGATTCGTAATCATGGTAATCCATTAATCCTGAAATCGTGTTCAAGACGGTTAAATATTTTATATTAATACCAG
This window contains:
- a CDS encoding Rpn family recombination-promoting nuclease/putative transposase; translated protein: MKYHIDPTVDCVFKKLFGSEENKNLLIHFLNAVIKPPANKKITHVDILNPYNDKDFVSDKLSVVDVKAKDSEGNTFQVDIQISIHPGLKSRIIFCWSDIYTSQLKQGDDFAELKPVIAIWILTSTLYPKIKGFHYHFQFFDSEHKISLNEDCSIHVLELTKFDTIEIKNELERWLFFFKNGEDLDDEALPNYMNTNEMRQAMETLRVFSEKEKEYHLYQSRLNYVRIQRSIEKEMEVLKREHVLALQREQQALQEKQQAFQEKQQALQREQALLDKLKAAGINIENL